GCGCCTCGGTTCGTGATGGCCTGATCCACATAGCCTGTACCATTATGGTACCCTGCCGGGATCACTGCCTTTCCATTTACGCCAATCCGGGAGGTCCATGCACCTTTGTTGGGCATTGTCCCTGCAACTGCCTCGTCGTCACTGTCGGATGTCACCGCTGTTTTTCCAGCGAGTACATTCCCTTTGGTTGCTGTGCATTCATCAGAGCCTGTACCGCTCCCGGCTTTCATTAAGATACATTCTGCCATTTCTTTACCTCCGATAATAAGAATTATAGGGAAGTTCCCATTGTGCTTTTTTAGTTTCTGATACATTTTGAGGGCGATATTTCTATTGTTTATGCCGAAAAAAGTTGATTTTACGCTGTTTTGCCTCCTGATAATTCTTATTATCAGAAGATCATGAAACTACCATGCAATAATGACGTTGCCAGAACCACCTGCACCACCCTCCTTTGCGCTGGATCCTGTGCCTCCATAACTACCACCGCCACCTCCAGAACCAGAACCTGCAGTCGCATTTGCACCAATCTGATTATAATTTGCGCCTTTTCCTCCTCCTCCAGCTCCTCCGGCTGCTCCATCTTTATGCACTGTTGATTCAGATCCGCTGTGGTATACATCTACGCCACCGCCACCTCCACCAGCTCCATAAAGTGTACCTGAACCAAATTCACGAGTTGTTGTTGCTTGCTGTTGGCCCCCACCATTAGAACCTCCTGGTTCAGGACCAATACCCCACCTTCCATTATAGCCGCCACCAGCCCCATCACCTCCATCAGAAGCTCCGTACCCTCCATAATATATCACTCCTGTTTGTGTCCAGTTGCGACCACCATGAGCGCCATCTGCTTTCACTAAAACACTTCCATTTAATGATGCGCTTGAAGCGCCTGTTTCTTCCCCATTACTTACATTCCAGGCCAGACCCGCTCCAACAATAAAAACGATATTCTGTCCAGGTGAAACAGAAATACCGTTTTTATACGACGTACATCCTCCGCCTCCCCCTCCGCCTGCATTCCCCCTATTAAGCGAGGCGTGAATTCCGGGTTTACCGGCTGAACCACCACCAGTACAATGGATATTAATGCTCCTCACCCCCGCCGGCACTGTCCACATCCCGCTTGAAGTGAATGCTGCCCGGCCATGAGCAGTCGGCGTGCAGGTTGCATGCAATGGTGACGATGTCATCCAGCCACCCGAACAGTCACACTCCGTCCAGATAGAGAGATAATACAACTGCCCAGCCTCCAGCCCACTGACAATGGCTGAATTCTGGGCATTTAATGCTGAATTTGATCCAGCACCTGACCAAACCTTATCACTGTCAGCTGCACTGGTCGGATATCGTCCCTTTTTAGCCCCTATTGTAAAATGTCCATATGGCCCCTTACCCGGGTTCTTCCAGGTTGCTATCACCTGTGAGGTAGAATAAGGGGCAACACTAAAAGATACGACACTGGATACTGTCATCGTACCAGTCCGCTTCACACCATCCTTCCAATAGGTCATACCACTCTTTACATACTGATCCGTAGCTGTTGCCCCTCCAGTCTGTGCTGCCAGGCTCTTTACAGTTACCTTCCCGCTGCCTCCATGCCTGCCCGCAGGGATCGTTACCGATGCCCCAGCTGCCAGCTCAGTAGAATTCCAGTTCCCTCGGTCAACCATGGTGCCGGTCACCGGTTCGCCATCCGGTCCGACGATCACTTTCGGTGCCACTACATCTGCAGCGGCTGCCGTCACAACATCCAGATCCGCTCCGACGCCTGATTTCATCAATACGCATTCTGCCATTTTGTCTCCTTCCCATAATGGTAATTATACGGAAACAGGAATGGCTTAAAATATAGCGTTTCAGGGTCTTGATGACAAAAGCATCTGGCGGGAAACGCATAAGATCAAGTAAAACATGATGGTATGGATTGGATAATTACCATTATCAGAAGCTCTGGATCTCTGCCAGGATCTCCGCCTTTTCCGCAGCAGTCAGCCGCGGGTAAGAACTCAGGATCTCCTCCAGTTCTTCACCGCGTTCCATACGGATTCTCGCTGCCTTGATAATAATGTTCTTCTGGATATTACTAAGCATCTAAGCCACCTCCGATCACTTCTGCCATTGCCAGGGTCAATTCCATATTCTCTGCTGTCAGTGCTGCTACCTGCTGTTCCTGTGTTGGCACATACGGGACCTGTTTCTCCTCTCCAGTTTCCGGATCCACATGCCAGAAGAACCCGTCGTGGTATTTATCTCCTGCGCTGCAACGGTACTGCAGGCAATCCACCGCGAAGGCCTCCGGGCCGTAGGTGCATTTGGTGAGATAATCCGCTGTTGGATAATTCTCACAGACCATTACATTTTTTACCTCGCCCTCGAATACCTGGGCAAACACTTCATGTACTATCATATCGTTCTCCTTCCTTACCATGTGATGATGACGTTGCCGGAACCGCCGTTTCCTGCATAACCATTAGTTTTTCCCGGAGAACATCCACCTCCGCCGCCGCCTGTTCCAGCGGAACCGTCACTGGCATTCCAATTGTTGCCGCGTGCTGCCCCATGCCCTCCGCCTCCGGCTCCTCCTGGTGCTTGTATGCTTGATCCGCCATTACCATTGTATCCTCCGCCTCCACCGCCAGAATACAGAGTTCCTGTCCCAAATTCACGCGTTGTTGTCTTTTGTCCACCTCCTGCCATAGAACCACCCGCAGTATGGTTCCCGGCGCTCGAAGGTGTTGTAACATAAAAGCTATCATATCCATGGCTTCCATCAGAGCCACCAGCACCAGCTGCCTCATATTGCTCTCGACCGCTGGAGTACCCGTCTCCAGGTGCGCCACCTCCTGATCCACCATATCTTTGAACATACATCCATTTTGGTGGATTGTAATTCGTATAGTATCTTGCATTTCCTCCATGAGCCTCTACTAACGTTATACTATTGCTATCTGCCTGGGAAGTCCCTCCAGAAAGTCCTGCATCACCTCCAGCTCCAACAACAACATCTATTTTCTGCCCCGGCATAACAGATATTCCGCTTTTGTAAGCTGTATAACCTCCCCCACCTCCGCTCAAAGCGCTGACGGTTGAGGTGTCACCACCGCCTCCGCCACCAGTACAATGGATATTAATAACTCTTACTCCTGCCGGTACCGTAAACGTCCCCGATGCAGTAAACGCCTGCCGCCCATGCGCAGTGACCTTGCACGTTGCCTGCAGATACCCGCTGTACTGATCCCCTGCACTGCATGTACAGTAAACCCAGATGCGGAAATAATAAGTCGTCCCCGCCGCCAGACCACCAATGATCTGCGAGCTGGTCCCGTTTACCGCGCTGTTGCTTCCAACGCCGGTATACACTCTTCCGTCATTGATATTCGCCGGATAGCCGCCTGTCTTCGCACAGATCGCAACACCGCTGTATGGGCCCCTGGACGGGTTCTTCCATGTGGCGAGCACCTGAGATGTGGAATAGGCGGCTACGCTAAAAGACGCTACGGATGCGACCGTCATGCCCCCGGTCCGCTTTACGCCGTCCTTCCAGTAGGTCTTGCCGTTTAACACATACTTATCTTCCGCGGTCGCGCCGCCGGTCTGACTGGCAAGGCTGTTGGCCGTGACAGTCCCACCCGGCGTATAACCTGCTGGGATTTTCTTGCTCTGTCCGCAATTGAGTGAAGCGTCCATACTTCCGTTGGACGCCATCGTCCCCGCCGCCGGCTCATCCCCGGAATCCTTCGTCACCGCTGTATACCCGGCAAGAACCTGTGCCTTCCCCGCCGTACACTCATCCGATGCAGCACCGCCTCCAGCCTTCTGGATGATACTCTCCGCCATCTCCTACACCCCCTTCACATTCACTGTAAAATCATTCCCCGGTTTCTTATTATAACAATAGAACGTGATCGTCCCTGCCCCGGTCACGGCCCGGTCCACGCAGGCCCAGGCTTTGTTCTGCAGCTTCACATTCGCTGCCGTGGTGCCCTCGGCGATCAGGATGCCGATCACCGGCGCATCCTCCGCCGTCACACCGGCTACACTGACTGTCTGCGTGTATGGGGCTGTGCCGCTCCAGCCGGATGCCGGGAGGGCAATCGCCTTGATCCCCTTCACCACATCCACCCGGTCATTCACTTTTTTCAGTTCCCGGTCCAGGATATCCGCATTGTCATTAAAATCATCAACATTGACCACGTCTGTCCCTTCCGGCTTTTTCAATTTATAAATCCCTGTTGTCTGCATCTCATACTCCTTCCATCACCCTGACATCCTCAAACGTCCGTCCGGACAATCCATCCCAGGTAAATCCAGACAGGTTATCCCAGACTGTGTATGTGTATTGAAACTCATAGGACAGATGCGCGGGCTTAATCTCTTCCAGCATCCCAATGAACGCCTGCATATTGCGGGGGATCCCTTTCACTCCCACAAACCTTATGATGAAATGGGAATGGGGGTTGTCCTCGATCACCTGCACCTCGCCTCCGGAAAATGCAGCCGCCGTTTCCTGGATCATCTTCCTTGTGGTGGTCCCCTGCCCCCTGAGCCTTGCCATAAGGATCTCCCTGCGCTGTTCATAAGATAACGCCAGGTTCGTGTCAACCCCATACATCTGCTCCCACAGCACCAGCCCCCAGGTCGCCGTAAAGATAAAGCACTGGTCCAGCAGGTCTTCCAGATCATGCTTTAGCTGCCCTGCCTCATACCCTTCCGTCCGGTAGATCTCCGCAAGCTCCCGGATCTGTGCCAGAAACGGAGGCACATATCGGGTCAGATCCACAAAATGATCATCTGCACTACTGCCTCCCGATGCGCTCTCCTGCGCATAGTTTAACAGCCCATAAGAAACCTTCCCGTACATGATCAGCCACCTCCCTTAAAGTCAGCCCAGGTCATGGCGCCTTTTTTCAGATAGGTACCGTCATGGTTGTGGCTCTTTGCTGCCGCATCCGTGATCCCGTATCCCGCCAGGGTCGTGGGGTTCGTCCCCGCTGTCACATGGCCCTGGGCATTGACTGTGACGCTCCGGTAAGTCCCCGCCGTCACGCCGCTGTTGGGATGGGTATAGGTCATGCCCTCCGGGGCTGCCCATGTGCCATCCCCTCTTAAGTACTTCGCCTGTGCCCCGGCCGCCGGTGCCGGGACAAGGCCGGCCCCACCGGCTGTAGCCGCAGTCGCTGCCTTGAACGTCGAATATGTCGTATTGTTATCCGCCGCCCACACGGCTGTGCCATCGGCGGACCATTTTAAGAACTGGCCGCTTGTGCCTCCTGCCGGGATGTGTTTATTTCCGGATGTGGTGGGGTGCACATATTTATTCGCGCCTTCTGCGATCCCAGCCAGTTTGTCCAGCATGGCCTGGGTCAGCTTATCCAGGACCGCTTTGTTGGCATGGGTATGGTTCTGGCTTGTATCCACATCCGCCTGGGTAATGTATCCCGGATCGTTTGTAAACTGCGACAGCTTTGTGGGCATGTCACTGATCTGGCTTTTGGTATGGGTGTGGGATGACGGAGCAAAGGCGGCTGGTTTCCCTGTGATCTCTGTCCAGCCATATGTCGGTTTGCTGGCCGCTTTCGCCCAGGCTGCTACATCCGATGCCGGCATCGATGTGGGAAAATCCGGGATCTGCACCTTACTGTGCGTGTGAGATGAGGGAGGGTATACCGATGGCCGGTTCTTGATAAACGCATCTGAAGCCTCATCTGTTACGCTCCAGTCCGCCTGCACATTGACCTCTGCCCCTGTTGCGATCCCGGACAGCTTATCCAACATGGCCTGGGTGACTTTATCGATCACCGTTTTATTCCCATGCTCATGCCGCTTATTATAAGCATCTGTCCAGCTTGTCCGTTCCGCAGCGGTGATATGCTTCACTGCATCACTGATATGGGTATAAGCTGCACTCCAGTTATCCAGTAATCCCTGTGTGATCTTATCAATCACGGATTTATTGCTGTGGGTATGCTTCTTTGCGTTCACATCCGCAACAACTGCCTTTTCACTGTCTGAATAGTCATTGGATGTCAGCTGCTTCCCTGAGACCTTGTCCACCTTCCCAGCCAGCTCATTCATGATCGTCGCAGCAAAGTTCGGATCATTCCCCAACGCGTCCGCGATCTCTTTGAAGGTATCCAGGGTATCCGGCGCTGAACCGATCAGGTCCCCGATCTTCTGCAGCACCTCCTGCTTTGTGAATACCTGGTCTTTCGTGTAACGGTTCCCCAGCTCCTGATTGACTGTCGCCGTGTCTGCTTTCTTTTCATCCAGTGCCGTGTCTGCCGCCTCTAATGCCTGCAGCTTCTCCAGCAACGGTCGAAACATGTGCATCAACATTTCCCTGTAATTCTGCTTCCTTAGCCAACGCCCTGGTACGCTCGGAAGCAATACTGTCTGCATTGGCCTTCTCCGCTGCCGTTGCCCGGGTAGTCTCTGCAGAAAGACTATCTGTCAGTATCTTCTCTGCCCCCTTTGACCGGGTGATCTCTGCCGCCAGGTTGCCAGTAAGCGCTTTTTCTGCGGTCTGGGCCCTGGCGGTCTCATTCCCCAGATCGTCTAAAAGCGCATGTTCAGCTGCTTTGGCTCTCGCTGCCTCTGAAGCCAGGCTGTCCGTAAGGACTTTCTCTGCGCCCTCCGCCCGGCTGGTCTCCGCAGCTATATCGCGGGCATTCGCTTCCTCCGCTGCTCTCGCCTGGGCCGCCTCCGCCGCCAGATCTTCCTCCAGCTGCTCCTCTGCTTCTTTTGCCCTCCCGGATTCTGCATTCACTTCCTCCTGCGTCCGGACGATATCCTCCTGCACCCGGTTGATATCCTCCGCCTCGACCGTATCCCCATCCGTCTCATAGCTGATAAATACCACCGGCACATCCGCATACACCCGGATCACCTTCTTCCAGGGCGTCAGGCTCGGCGTGGAGAGCGCATAGCTCTGTACCCGCTCCCCGGTCAGCTTCGGCCCCGTAAAAACCGCCAGCGTCGCCGGGTTGATATTGTCATGCTCCAGCGCCGCCTCATAGACGCCGTCCGTCAGGTGCGCCTCCTCCTCGATCACGTAGACATTCCCATCCACCTTATTGAGTTTCTCCACAAATCTGCCGATCTCCACCTACATCACCCCCAGACTCACCGTACCGGCCACCGCGATCTCCTCATCCGCAAGCGCTACATTGCCCGCCTGCCCATTTAACAGAAGCTCCGTAAAATCCTCCACCCCTGCCACGTTTAGCAGGAGGTTCCCCACCCTGGCAAGGCTCACATAGGCGATGTCAAATGCATGGTCCTGCAGAAACTCCGTGAGCGCTGCCGCAAATGCCGCCTGCACCGTCCCAAGGTTCACCCCGTTCTTAATCTTCACCTTTGCAGAGACGGCGATCCGTTTCTCTGCCGCTGATACCACCGACACATCCGCGCCGATGGGCCGCAGCTCCTCAATGGTATCTGCCACCAGACGGAGCAACTCCTCCCCCGCCGCAGAGCGGTTTGCATTGGCCACCACCACCTTCACCGTCCCCGGCCCATCCGCCAGCGGGAAGACCTTTGCCGCCCCCACGCCAGGGCACCCGACCGCCCAGTTGTAATAATCATACCGGTTCCCGCTGGTGGATGGCTTCTGCACCTTCAAAAGGAACCGCTCCAGCAGCGCCTCCGTGGGCTCCTCATCGCTGCCCTCCTCAAGCACCTCCGTAAGCTCCGCCCGGGTCAGCCCCTGGATAAAGCCGATCGGCACCAACTTTCCAAGCAGCTTGTTCCCTGCCGTGCCCGCCGTCTCGCATTCCATCCGGTAGACCCCTGCATCCAGCCGCTCCACCGCCGTGTAGTTCAGCGTCTCCAGTGAGAACCTAGCCCCCAGCTCAATGTCCATGTTAAAGACGCCCTTCAGCGCCGCTTTCGTTGCCGGGTGCGGGCTGATCCCCCACTCCGCGCAGCGCCGGATGAGCGACTCCCTCACGGCCGTCCCCGCAAACATCTGGTCCAGGGTCCAGCCAAGCCCGATATAGGCATTCTGGAGCTCCACCGCCGCCGGCGCCAGGGCGTCAAAGATCACCGATCCCTCCCGTTTATCCAGGTCCCCGGGGATCCGCTCCAGCATCCTCCCAAGGATCTTTTCGTATGTAATGTCCCCGTACATCAGACTGCCACCTCCTTATCCATCTGAAAATCCCCCAGGGTGGAATGGACTGTAAAAGAAACCTTCAAAAGCCCACGCTCCTGGCGGAACACAAACCCGCCCACGTCCCGGACCCGTTTATCCTGCAGGAGCGCCTCCCGGATCCTCCGCTTCACCTCACTCTTTACAAACGGCGCCGGGCGGCCATATAAATCCTTCAGCTCCACCCCGTAATTCCAGCTGAAGATCAGATGGTCATACCGTTCCGTGTTCAGGATACAGTACACCGCCTGCCGGACAGCCTCCAGGCTGTCCACAGACCCGCTGATCCGTCCTGTCTCCCGCACGATCCCGTAGGTCCGGGACGTCCGCTCCTTTTCCCTGAGTGAGACCGGCACCACGGTCCCTGTTGATTTTGGCAGCATCCTATCCCTCCTTTCCGATCACGATATACCTCTGCCCGCCGGATTTCCGCAAAAGCACCACCCGGTCCCCGGCCTTTAAGGCCCCGGGGATGACTGCTGTGCCGCTCTCCCCGCCTACCGTCACCGGCACGGTGCGGTCCGTCAGATAATCCGGCACCACCATCTGCATCCGCCCGACCGTCAGCTTCAGCTCCTCAATGCCCACCTCCAGCGGCTCCGGCGACTGGACCGTGCCAAAGCAGACGTCACAGGGCTGGCTGTTCTCATAAGCGTTCATGGCGATCCGGCGCATCCCGTCAACCCAGTCAGGCAATAAAATCACATCCTCTCAGTGTCAAGTCCATGGTGTGGAGCTCCCCGTCGAACTGGTGGGCAGCTTTCTCCACCATCATGTAATGGCTCAGCTTCGTGTCTCCCAGGTCCATCACCACCGGCATCAGGCAGCCGGGCCGGACCCGGACATCCCCCAGGGCATTCTTGATAGACAGCTTCTTTGTCTTGTGGTTATATTTTGCCAGCATCGTATCCGCCAGGGACTGGCCGTCATCCCCCTTCTCCCCCTTGTGGTAATACTGGAGGACGCCCCAGGCATTGATGTTTTCCGTATGCTTTGCCATATAGATATCCCGTTTCCCCGTCTCCTCATTGTCAATGCTCACCTTCACCTGGTTGTAGGTCTCCCCGTCAATGCTGGTACTGTAATCATAATCCTCCGCCGTCCTGTCGCAGATCAGAAGGTCCAGCTTCATGTCCCCCACATTTTTAAGGGTCAGCTTCCCATAACTGTCATACAGCACGTACATCTGCTTTGTGGCATTCATGGAGAGCGTCAGGGCGTTCAGGATGATGTCAAACAGCGTCTTGTCCGGATCCGACCGGCTCCCGATCACAAACCCGGTGTCCGCCAGTTCCCCTACGGACAGGTTAAAGTCCGCGGCGATCATGCGGATCACCTCCGTGGCCGTCTTATTTTCATAACGGTATGTGTCCTTGTTCTTTAAATACCGCAGCTGGTCATATGCGGTCACGCTGACCACCCGGTCCTTCCCGGTCTTCCTCTCGAAGATGAACCCGTAAAAGATCCCGGTCCCGTTGCAGTGCAGGCATACCCGGTCCCCTTCCGTAAACAGGGCCGTCCCATCCCACAGGACTGAAAACGTCAGCTTCCCGGGGCTTCCCTGCCGTTCCAGGCTCCAGGCTGCCGTCCCGCAGGCCACGGGGCGGAACAGCTTTCCCTCATGTTCGATCATGATCTCGATCATTTTTCCACCTCCATCATCCCGGCATCGTCAGGACCTGCCCCTCGCGGATCACGTTGGGGTTACTGACTTTATCCCGGTTCAGCTCATAGATCTCCGGCCAGCGGTTCCCATCCCCCAGACACCGTTTTGCAATGTTCCACAGGCAGTCCCCGTCCCGGACCGTGTAAGAAGACGGCTCCGGTGCGCTCGCAGCCTCCCGCTCCTCCTCCACGGACACGTCCGCCGTATCCGGTTCCTCTTCCTTTACCTGAACCGTCACCTGCTGTACGCCGTAATGGACGTACTGCTTTAAGCTGACTGACACCGTCACATCCATGCCCTCTTTGGCGTCCTCCGTGACCGTGTAGTCCTCCAGGGAGACCGCCATGTTGGTATCAAAAAAGGAATCCCCCGCGGGGGACTCCCTGATCACGATGAACCGGACCGGACGCTTCCCAAGCTTCATCTGCTCCAGCTCCTCCAGGTAATAGTCCGGCATCTCAAAGCCGTCCTCATAATCCGCAAACGGATACCGGGAGGCCGGAAGGAGGAGGTCAAGATCGATCTCCGTCAGCCCGGCCGGGTTCAGGATGTTGATCTCCTGCCCGCTGATTAAGTCCATCGTCTTATTTTTCCCGTTGATCTTCATCTTCAGCTTGGAGGGCGCCACCGGGAACAGCACGTCTCCAAGGTATAATTGGTATGCCATCTAATACACCCCCTCGGCGGCTGTCTCCAGCACTTCAAAGATAGAGGTCTCCAGGTAGCTATTGATGCCGTCTAAATCCATCTGGCTGTTCACCTGGTTGGTGATGCCGCCCATGTTGACGGTCAGCTCCGCCGTGGTGAAGCGGTTGATGACCTCCGCCTCCGCCATGTCGCGCATGGACTGTAAGTCCTCCTCGGCCATGTCCATAGAGTCGGCCATGCGGGCGGTGTTGCCGGCGGTGTTGCCGGTGTTACCCACTAAATCGTCATAAGCCGTGACTGCCGGGTTATAGGAATCTGCTGCCGCCACATCCGCTGCACTACTCTTTCCTTCCTTTTGGAGTTGCCGAACTTCCCAATCCATCTGGTCCTTCGCTGCATCTGCCTGAAGCTTCTGCCAAATATATTCCTGCTTCCTTGCCTTTTGCGCTGCTGAGTTTTCTTCTTTCATTGCTGCAAGATCCGATGCGCGTTGCTGCATCTTAGCCTGTTCCTCCACGGCAGCGCCGGCAGCCAGTTCCACATGCCCGATTGCCTCAATTGATACCCCTGGTATATTATTTACAAACTCGATCAGCTTATTGATACGGTCGATCACCCCGTTCAGGAATGCCTCGACTATCATCAGACCTCCTACCTTCATCAAGCTTAAGGCATTTAAAATGCCCACCTTCACGGCGGTAAAGGCATACTCCATGTTAGCTAGAGTATTTTGAACCATCATACCTACAAACATGATTCCAAGTTTCAACCTATTTCCGGCATTAAGGACAGCATTTACACAGATTTGCCATGCAATGCGCAGACCGCCGACATGATTTACCCATATGGCAATTGCCGCCACCACTGCCATAATTACCACGACAATCCAGGTCAAAGGGCAAGCTAAAAGCGCCATGTTAAATCCAACCTGAGCTCCAGTCGCAGTTTTCGTAGCTGCCGCTTCCATTAAAGTTGCTCCTGCTTTTATGGCTGAACTAGCTGCTGATATTGCTTGTAGTCCATTGCTTATGCCCTGAACGATATTACATGCTATAACAGCTCCCTTATATGCAACTATTGCCGCAACTACTCCTGAAATTACAGGAACAAGCCACCACCAGTTCTCTTGCACCCAAGCCGCTGCCTGTGCCATTATATCAAGTCCAGCCACTGCAACCTGCGCCATCATCTGAATCCCATTCGTAATACTATTTACCATGCTCTGGAATTCCGTTGTCTGTGCTACTGCGCTTAGCTGTTGTAGTGCCGGCTGAAACGCCATCAATGCCTGGTTGCGGATATTATCAGCCACTTGGCTGAATGTCACTGGCATCTGGCTGAATTTATCATTTGTCTCATCAGCCGCCGCAAACATTGCATTTTTTATGACCTCTGCTGTAATAGCTCCATCTGAAGCAAGTTTTTTAATTTTGCCTACTGGAACATCCATATAATCTGCTATATGCTGTACAATTGGCTGCGCGTTATCTAACACTGCATTCAGCTCCTCGCCCTGAAGTTTTCCTGAAGCCATAGACTGGGTAAGCTGAAGCATGACTGAATCCACACCTTGTGCACTGGTTCCCGCAATAACAAAATTTTTGTTTAACTGTTCTGCAAATGCAATTACCTCATCTGTATTTGAAAACGCACCTCTTGCCTGCATTCCCAATTTTGATACCGCATCCGCAGTAGTCTGATATGCTCCACGTGAACGCTGGGCTGATTCATAAATTCTCTGTTGAAGATTTCCTGTCTCCTGAAAGCTTTGATTCATCAACTCAAGCCTTGCCGTTGTCTGTGTAACCTGGTCCGCCACATCAATAATTTTTCCTGCAGTTGCCACACTCAAAACGGCTGCTGCTACACGTTTGACCATTTGTTCCAATCCCGTAGCCGCCGCGTGTCCCCGTGTCAATGACTGGTTGAACTGATCCTGAGCTGAAATGTTATCACGAATCCCCCGCTCTGCGCTGTCTATAACAGAATTCAACTGCTGATATGCCACATTCGCCGCCCTGATATCCATCCTGCCCATTGCCTGATTAAGCTCCTCCTGAATATCAAGTGCCTGCGAAAGCTTCGCCCTCATACCCTCCAGTTCCCCGTTTGTCTTGTCCGTCTGCAAATTCACAGGAATCTTATTCAGACTTTCAATTCGCACGCTCAAGCTCTGTATACGGT
This portion of the Clostridium sp. AN503 genome encodes:
- a CDS encoding glycine-rich domain-containing protein, whose translation is MAESIIQKAGGGAASDECTAGKAQVLAGYTAVTKDSGDEPAAGTMASNGSMDASLNCGQSKKIPAGYTPGGTVTANSLASQTGGATAEDKYVLNGKTYWKDGVKRTGGMTVASVASFSVAAYSTSQVLATWKNPSRGPYSGVAICAKTGGYPANINDGRVYTGVGSNSAVNGTSSQIIGGLAAGTTYYFRIWVYCTCSAGDQYSGYLQATCKVTAHGRQAFTASGTFTVPAGVRVINIHCTGGGGGGDTSTVSALSGGGGGYTAYKSGISVMPGQKIDVVVGAGGDAGLSGGTSQADSNSITLVEAHGGNARYYTNYNPPKWMYVQRYGGSGGGAPGDGYSSGREQYEAAGAGGSDGSHGYDSFYVTTPSSAGNHTAGGSMAGGGQKTTTREFGTGTLYSGGGGGGYNGNGGSSIQAPGGAGGGGHGAARGNNWNASDGSAGTGGGGGGCSPGKTNGYAGNGGSGNVIITW
- a CDS encoding YmfQ family protein — encoded protein: MYGKVSYGLLNYAQESASGGSSADDHFVDLTRYVPPFLAQIRELAEIYRTEGYEAGQLKHDLEDLLDQCFIFTATWGLVLWEQMYGVDTNLALSYEQRREILMARLRGQGTTTRKMIQETAAAFSGGEVQVIEDNPHSHFIIRFVGVKGIPRNMQAFIGMLEEIKPAHLSYEFQYTYTVWDNLSGFTWDGLSGRTFEDVRVMEGV
- a CDS encoding baseplate J/gp47 family protein, producing MYGDITYEKILGRMLERIPGDLDKREGSVIFDALAPAAVELQNAYIGLGWTLDQMFAGTAVRESLIRRCAEWGISPHPATKAALKGVFNMDIELGARFSLETLNYTAVERLDAGVYRMECETAGTAGNKLLGKLVPIGFIQGLTRAELTEVLEEGSDEEPTEALLERFLLKVQKPSTSGNRYDYYNWAVGCPGVGAAKVFPLADGPGTVKVVVANANRSAAGEELLRLVADTIEELRPIGADVSVVSAAEKRIAVSAKVKIKNGVNLGTVQAAFAAALTEFLQDHAFDIAYVSLARVGNLLLNVAGVEDFTELLLNGQAGNVALADEEIAVAGTVSLGVM
- a CDS encoding DUF2634 domain-containing protein, producing the protein MLPKSTGTVVPVSLREKERTSRTYGIVRETGRISGSVDSLEAVRQAVYCILNTERYDHLIFSWNYGVELKDLYGRPAPFVKSEVKRRIREALLQDKRVRDVGGFVFRQERGLLKVSFTVHSTLGDFQMDKEVAV
- a CDS encoding DUF2577 domain-containing protein, which produces MPDWVDGMRRIAMNAYENSQPCDVCFGTVQSPEPLEVGIEELKLTVGRMQMVVPDYLTDRTVPVTVGGESGTAVIPGALKAGDRVVLLRKSGGQRYIVIGKEG
- a CDS encoding hydrolase — encoded protein: MIEIMIEHEGKLFRPVACGTAAWSLERQGSPGKLTFSVLWDGTALFTEGDRVCLHCNGTGIFYGFIFERKTGKDRVVSVTAYDQLRYLKNKDTYRYENKTATEVIRMIAADFNLSVGELADTGFVIGSRSDPDKTLFDIILNALTLSMNATKQMYVLYDSYGKLTLKNVGDMKLDLLICDRTAEDYDYSTSIDGETYNQVKVSIDNEETGKRDIYMAKHTENINAWGVLQYYHKGEKGDDGQSLADTMLAKYNHKTKKLSIKNALGDVRVRPGCLMPVVMDLGDTKLSHYMMVEKAAHQFDGELHTMDLTLRGCDFIA
- a CDS encoding LysM peptidoglycan-binding domain-containing protein; this translates as MAYQLYLGDVLFPVAPSKLKMKINGKNKTMDLISGQEINILNPAGLTEIDLDLLLPASRYPFADYEDGFEMPDYYLEELEQMKLGKRPVRFIVIRESPAGDSFFDTNMAVSLEDYTVTEDAKEGMDVTVSVSLKQYVHYGVQQVTVQVKEEEPDTADVSVEEEREAASAPEPSSYTVRDGDCLWNIAKRCLGDGNRWPEIYELNRDKVSNPNVIREGQVLTMPG
- a CDS encoding tape measure protein, encoding MAGISTSIQINDQMTPVLKSIINSMNLMVSSFYSAQNATSAAFDTASMVAAQQEMASASAELARYQEELERVNNVPVKVPEPTWTSASTPQVFMNAGIERFSAEMQSANQMAECLFRTQQQISAQARNMNITPPGMLNDVAAVENRIQSLSVRIESLNKIPVNLQTDKTNGELEGMRAKLSQALDIQEELNQAMGRMDIRAANVAYQQLNSVIDSAERGIRDNISAQDQFNQSLTRGHAAATGLEQMVKRVAAAVLSVATAGKIIDVADQVTQTTARLELMNQSFQETGNLQQRIYESAQRSRGAYQTTADAVSKLGMQARGAFSNTDEVIAFAEQLNKNFVIAGTSAQGVDSVMLQLTQSMASGKLQGEELNAVLDNAQPIVQHIADYMDVPVGKIKKLASDGAITAEVIKNAMFAAADETNDKFSQMPVTFSQVADNIRNQALMAFQPALQQLSAVAQTTEFQSMVNSITNGIQMMAQVAVAGLDIMAQAAAWVQENWWWLVPVISGVVAAIVAYKGAVIACNIVQGISNGLQAISAASSAIKAGATLMEAAATKTATGAQVGFNMALLACPLTWIVVVIMAVVAAIAIWVNHVGGLRIAWQICVNAVLNAGNRLKLGIMFVGMMVQNTLANMEYAFTAVKVGILNALSLMKVGGLMIVEAFLNGVIDRINKLIEFVNNIPGVSIEAIGHVELAAGAAVEEQAKMQQRASDLAAMKEENSAAQKARKQEYIWQKLQADAAKDQMDWEVRQLQKEGKSSAADVAAADSYNPAVTAYDDLVGNTGNTAGNTARMADSMDMAEEDLQSMRDMAEAEVINRFTTAELTVNMGGITNQVNSQMDLDGINSYLETSIFEVLETAAEGVY